The genomic segment AACAAGAATTTGACCCCAATAATCAGTTTAATCCGAACCGTTTTGTAGGTGGAATTTAAAGCAATTTTTAACTTTAAAAATGACAGAAAAAGAAGCAAACTTAGATAATTTTATCAAGCCAGCAACTGGATTTGACGAAAAAAAACCGCCGCAACCCGAACTGGTTGATGACTGTGTTCATTGTGGCTTTTGTTTATCCACTTGTCCCAGTTATCGGGTGATTGGCAAAGAAATGGATTCCCCACGAGGACGCATTTACCTCATGGATGCGATTAATAAAGGGGAAGCCGAGTTAGATGAAGCAACGGCACAACATTTTGACTCTTGTTTAGGGTGCTTGGCTTGTGTGACCACTTGTCCCTCCGATGTCCAATATGACAAACTGATTGCTGCGACTCGTCCGCAAGTGGAACGGAATTATCCTCGTAACCTGTTAGATCAACTGTATCGCCAGTTGATTTTTAAGTTATTTCCTTATCCCCAGCGGTTACGTCCACTGTTGGTTCCCCTATTCGCTTATCAGAAATTAGGCTTACCAAACCTAGTCCGGAAAACAGGGCTACTGAAACGGATTTCTCCTCGTTTAGCGGCAATGGAGTCGATTTTACCGGAAATTACAGCGCGATCGTTCCAAGATAATTTTCCAGATGTAATTCCTGCGCAGGGGAAAAAACGGTATCGCGTGGGGGTAATTTTAGGGTGTGTGCAACGTCTCTTTTTCTCCCCAGTGAATGAAGCGACCGTTAGAGTGTTAACTGCCAATGGTTGCGAAGTTGTGATCCCGAAAAGCCAAGGGTGCTGTTCTGCTTTACCCGCCCACCAAGGGCAAGAACAACAAGCACAAGCCTTAGCCAAACAAATGATTGATAGTTTTGAGGGAACTGATGTCGATGCCGTGATTATTAATGCTGCCGGTTGTGGACATACCTTAAAAGAATATGGACATATTTTAGAAGATGATCCCGACTACAAAGACAAAGCAAAAGATTTCGCCAATAATGTAAAAGACGTGCAAGAATTTCTTGCCGAAGTAGGATTAACCACTCCCCTTTCTCCTGTGCAAGATGAGCCCTTAGACATCGTTTATCAAGACGCCTGTCACTTATTACATGGACAACAAATTAGCCTCCAACCCCGGCAACTTTTAAAGCAAATTCCGAACCTGACCTTACATGAACCGGTTGATGCGGCGCTGTGTTGTGGTAGCGCTGGGGTTTATAATATGCTCCAACCCCAAGTTGCCGAAGAATTAGGTGAGAAGAAAGCCAATAATCTCCTTAACACCGGCGCAAAAATGATTGTTTCTTCTAATCCAGGTTGTTCTTTACAGATTCAAAAACATCTCCATCAACAAGGAAAAACGGTTCCTCTGCTTCACCCGATGCAATTATTGGATTATTCGATTCAGGGCATTAGGTTGTGATTGATTAGTCATTGGTCATTGGTCATTAGTCATTAGTCATTGGTCATTGGTCATCAAAGATTCACCTTGTCACCTTGTCTCCTTGTCTTTAGGGACTTGCCTGCAAACCGATTGCTTGTTCAAGTAGCGCTATCCCAAGGGCAAAGGACAAAGGACGAAAAACCAATGACAAATTGATTATGGCTGACTGGGAACTGTTTCCACTAACTTGAGATATTCTGTATTCACTCCCGAATCGCGGGTTAAGGTAATTTTTCCGGTACGGGCGAGTTCCCGAATGCCAAACTTACTCAGCATTTGGATAATTGCCACCATTTTTCCGGGATCGCCAACCACTTCTAGGGTGAGGGAGTCTTCTGAAATGTCCACCACTCGGGCGCGGAACACTTGAGCAAGTTCAATCACTTCCGCTCGCCCGGATGCCGTTGCATTTACTTTGATCAGCATCAGTTCCCGTTCGACACAAGGAACTTGGGTTACATCTTGCACTTTCAGGACATTAATTAACTTGTAGAGTTGTTTCGTTAACTGTTCAATGGTGCGATCATCGCCGGGAACCACCATCGTAATCCGAGAAATACCCTCTTTTTCTGCGGGTCCCACGGCAAGACTTTCAATGTTGTAGCCTCGTCTTGCAAATAAACCAGCAATGCGGGTTAGTACCCCTGCTTCGTCTTCCACCAAAACGGATAACGTATGTTTAAGCATCAGTCGCTAACTTAGAACAATTGAGATGGATGGGAGATTGACAGTGGACTCAGAAGATTCACTCTTAAGCCCACTGCAATCATCGGTGAGTACCTATCATAGCAAGAACTTTC from the Cyanobacteria bacterium GSL.Bin1 genome contains:
- the ilvN gene encoding acetolactate synthase small subunit, whose amino-acid sequence is MLKHTLSVLVEDEAGVLTRIAGLFARRGYNIESLAVGPAEKEGISRITMVVPGDDRTIEQLTKQLYKLINVLKVQDVTQVPCVERELMLIKVNATASGRAEVIELAQVFRARVVDISEDSLTLEVVGDPGKMVAIIQMLSKFGIRELARTGKITLTRDSGVNTEYLKLVETVPSQP
- a CDS encoding 4Fe-4S dicluster domain-containing protein, whose protein sequence is MTEKEANLDNFIKPATGFDEKKPPQPELVDDCVHCGFCLSTCPSYRVIGKEMDSPRGRIYLMDAINKGEAELDEATAQHFDSCLGCLACVTTCPSDVQYDKLIAATRPQVERNYPRNLLDQLYRQLIFKLFPYPQRLRPLLVPLFAYQKLGLPNLVRKTGLLKRISPRLAAMESILPEITARSFQDNFPDVIPAQGKKRYRVGVILGCVQRLFFSPVNEATVRVLTANGCEVVIPKSQGCCSALPAHQGQEQQAQALAKQMIDSFEGTDVDAVIINAAGCGHTLKEYGHILEDDPDYKDKAKDFANNVKDVQEFLAEVGLTTPLSPVQDEPLDIVYQDACHLLHGQQISLQPRQLLKQIPNLTLHEPVDAALCCGSAGVYNMLQPQVAEELGEKKANNLLNTGAKMIVSSNPGCSLQIQKHLHQQGKTVPLLHPMQLLDYSIQGIRL